The proteins below are encoded in one region of Silene latifolia isolate original U9 population unplaced genomic scaffold, ASM4854445v1 scaffold_363, whole genome shotgun sequence:
- the LOC141639385 gene encoding uncharacterized protein LOC141639385 translates to MYNASANGLAKAFNKTLCNLLKKVVAKSKRDWHEIIGVALWAYRITYKTPTQATSYALVYGVEAVLPLELQIHSLRIVIQEGLTDDENDKLRLAELEALDEKRLEAQQKLQSYQARPIITSHKPVGKFTSKWDGPYVVQEVYTNGAYKIVDGDGVCVGPINGKFLKRYYS, encoded by the exons ATGTACAATGCTTCTGCAAATGGTTTGGCTAAAGCCTTCAACAAGACCCTTTGCAACTTGCTGAAGAAAGTAGTAGCAAAGTCAAAGCGAGACTGGCATGAAATAATTGGTGTGGCGTTGTGGGCATATCGTATCacatacaaaacacctactcaAGCAACCTCGTATGCGTTGGTGTATGGAGTGGAGGCCGTGTTGCCATTAGAGTTGCAGATCCATTCCTTACGCATCGTTATTCAAGAAGGACTCACGGATGACGAAAATGACAAATTGCGATTAGCAGAGTTGGAGGCTCTCGATGAAAAAAGATTAGAGGCTCAACAAAAGCTCCAGTCCTATCAAGCAAG GCCAATCATCACCTCTCACAAGCCAGTTGGTAAATTCACCTCTAAGTGGGATGGTCCATACGTGGTGCAGGAGGTCTACACAAATGGTGCTTATAagattgttgatggagacggTGTATGTGTCGGTCCAATCAACGGAAAATTCTTGAAGCGCTACTATTCTTGA